The DNA region ATGATTCACGGCATACAATCGTGTTGCGCCGTTAGGGCTCAAATCGTAGCTGTTGGCTAGTGCAAAAAACATGGGGGATATCCCTTGCGACACCTCGTGTAACGCTCGGCAAACTTCGTTCACATACCTGTTTCGTCGCACCTGACGCCGCCATCCCTATATCTATATGATAGAGGCCTTGATTCCAATGTTGCCATGATCGAATTCCAGCACGTATTCAAATCCTATGGTCGCAGCCGCAACATCCTGGCCGACATCAACTTTCGCGTGGAACCGGGCGAGTTCGTTTTTGTCTCGGGGCCTTCCGGGGCAGGCAAATCGACGCTGCTTAAACTTATCGGCGGGCTCGAGCCGCCCAGTCGCGGCTCCGTCCACGTCAACGGCCATCGCATCGACAAAATGCCGGGGCGCGCGCGGCCCTACCTTCGCCGCGCCGTAGGCGTGATCTTGCAGGACATGCATCTGCTCTACGATCGCAACGCCATCGACAATGTGCTGCTGCCGCTTGCGGTCGCCGGCCTGGAAAGGCGGGTGGCGGCTACGCGCGCCCGGGCTGCGATCGAGAAAGTCGGCCTGTCGGGCAAGGAAGACCTCAACCCCATCGAAATGTCGGGCGGCGAGCAGCAACGGCTGGCCATTGCACGGGCCATCGTCAATCGGCCGGCCATACTGATCGCCGACGAACCCACGGCCAATCTGGACGAAGAAAGCGCCCGTAAAATCCTGGAAGTCTTCCGGGATTTCAACCGGGTGGGGGTTACAACGCTAATTGCCTCGCATGACAGGGCGCTGATGGCCCGCTATGCCGGCCGCACCTTGCGGATCGAAGCGGGCCGCTTTTTTGATTCCGCAGGAGCGCCGGCATGAGACGATGGCTGCGGCAACACCGTTACGCCCTGCAAATTGCCCTGCGGCGCCTGATGTCCCAACCTTTTTCGTCCCTATCCAATATTTTGGTCATAGGCCTGACCCTGGCCATACCTATTATTGCGGCAGCCGTATTGGCCTCGGCCCAGCCGGTCGTGCGCGAGATCCCCGTCTCGCCGGAAGTCACCGTCTTCCTCAAGCCTTCTGCCAGCGACCAGGACGCGCGCGAACTTGCTCAAAACCTGCAAACCCAGCACGCAGAGCAGATACAGTCCGTGCGTGTGGTTACCCGCGATCAAGCCCTTAAAGCGTTAAAAGAGAACCCCAGTTGGAGCACCGCCCTGGCGGTATTGCCGGGCAACCCCCTGCCCGATGCGATCGTCGTGACTCTGCGCGATAGCAGCGAACTGGCTAGCCAGGCCAGTTCGCTGGCCGACGAATGGCGCCAGCTGGATGCGGTGGACGCCGTGCAACTGGACAGCGACTGGGTCAGACGCCTGGAAGCCATCCTGAGGTTCGTGCGCATCGGACTGGGCATGCTGGCCATCGGTGTTGCCCTGGTGGTGCTGGCGACGGTGTTCAACACTGTGCGCATGCAAGCACTGACGCAGCGTGAAGAGATCGGCGTGGCAAGGCTGGTAGGCGCGACTGAATCCTTCGTGCGCCGGCCATTTCTGTATCTGGGCGCCCTGACCGGCGTGATTGCCAGTGGCGTCGCGATCGCGCTGTCCGCCGTGGCGCTGCTGCCGCTTAACGCAGCGTTGGCCCGGCTTGCCAGCAGCTACGG from Pollutimonas thiosulfatoxidans includes:
- a CDS encoding cell division protein FtsX, with the translated sequence MRRWLRQHRYALQIALRRLMSQPFSSLSNILVIGLTLAIPIIAAAVLASAQPVVREIPVSPEVTVFLKPSASDQDARELAQNLQTQHAEQIQSVRVVTRDQALKALKENPSWSTALAVLPGNPLPDAIVVTLRDSSELASQASSLADEWRQLDAVDAVQLDSDWVRRLEAILRFVRIGLGMLAIGVALVVLATVFNTVRMQALTQREEIGVARLVGATESFVRRPFLYLGALTGVIASGVAIALSAVALLPLNAALARLASSYGTQFVLQMPDPVNLALATVVVAILAALSARWSVTRNTRF
- a CDS encoding cell division ATP-binding protein FtsE, with protein sequence MIEFQHVFKSYGRSRNILADINFRVEPGEFVFVSGPSGAGKSTLLKLIGGLEPPSRGSVHVNGHRIDKMPGRARPYLRRAVGVILQDMHLLYDRNAIDNVLLPLAVAGLERRVAATRARAAIEKVGLSGKEDLNPIEMSGGEQQRLAIARAIVNRPAILIADEPTANLDEESARKILEVFRDFNRVGVTTLIASHDRALMARYAGRTLRIEAGRFFDSAGAPA